The DNA sequence ACGCCATGATCCACCCGGATTTTGACAAGCTCGGCGAGGAGGGCGAGGCGCGCTTCCTGCACACCGGCAAGATCATCCCGCTTTATCGTTCCTCGGAAGCGTTGGGCAGGGTTGGGCTGGACAGCCGCGGGTTTCGCCGGTTGCTGCGCGTGGCGGTCGATGATTTTGCCCACACCCTGGTTGACCCGCTGCCCGCCGAGCTGCGCAGCCGTCACCGCCTGCTGCCGCTCGCCGAGGCGGTGGTGCAGATTCATTTCCCGGAAAGCGAGCAGGCCCTGGCCGCCGGCCGCCACCGCCTGAAGTTCGATGAACTGTTTTTTCTCGAGCTTTATCTCGCCTGTCGCAAGGCCGCGCTCACCACGGCGCAACCGGGCATCAGTTTCACGGCCGTGGGCGAACGCACGCGGCAATTGGTGGAGAAACTGCCCTTCCAGCTGACGGAGGCGCAGCGCCGGGTGCTGCGCGAAATCCGTGCTGATATGAAGGCGCCGCGGCCCATGCACCGTCTGCTGCAGGGCGATGTCGGCTCCGGCAAAACCGTGGTGGCGCTCCTCGCCATGCTGATGGCGGTGGAGAACGGCTATCAAGCCGCGCTGATGGCCCCCACGGAAATCCTCGCGGAACAGCATTATCTCACCAGCCATCACCTTCTCGAACAGCTCGGCGTAAACGTCGTGCTGCTGGTGGGCGGCCGGAAAAAAAGCGAGCGCGAACGGATATTGGAGATGATCGCGGGCGGCGAGGCGGCCATCGTGATCGGCACGCATGCGCTGATTCAGGGCGGGGTGCAGTTTCACCGCCTGGGTTTGGTGGTGGTGGATGAACAGCACCGCTTCGGTGTGCTGCAACGCGCCGCGTTGCGCGAGAAGGGCGAACAGCCGGATGTGCTGGTGATGACCGCGACCCCGATTCCGCGCTCGCTGGCGATGACGCTTTACGGTGATCTCGAGGTATCGATCATCGACCAGTTGCCTGCCGGCCGCCGGCCGGTGCGCACGGCCTGGCGTTCCTCGCGCAAGCGGCAGCAGATTTATGAATTCGTGCGGCGCGAGGTGCTGAACGATTCGCAGGCCTATGTGGTTTTTCCGCTGGTGGAGGAGACGGAGAAAAGCGATCTCGCCGCGGCCAGGGAGAGCTACGAGGCCCTGCGGCAGGGCATCTTTCGCGATCTCCATCCCGCCCTGCTGCATGGCCGCATGAAGGCGGCCGAGAAGGAAGCGGTGATGGCGGCCTTCAAGACGGGAGTGCACAAGGTGCTGGTGGCAACCACGGTTATCGAGGTCGGTGTCGATGTGCCCAATGCCACGGTGATGGTGATTGAACATGCCGAGCGCTTCGGCCTGAGCCAACTGCATCAATTGCGCGGCCGCGTGGGCCGCGGCCCCCGGCAGTCTTATTGCATCCTGATTGCCGACGAGCCGGTGAACGAAGAGACGCGCAAACGGCTGCAAACGCTGGTAGACACCACCGACGGCTTTCGCATTGCCGAGGCCGATCTGGAAATGCGCGGCCCGGGCGAGTTTTTCGGCACCCGGCAGCACGGCCTGCCCGGGCTGAAAATTGCCAATCCCATCACCGATGGCCGCCTGCTGGTCGCCGCCCGCGAGGAGGCTTTCGCGCTGGCCAAACAGGACCCGCAATTGCAACGGCCGGAACATGGCGCGTTGCGCGCTCATTTGCTCCGCCATTATCGCGAACAGTTGGCCGCGCTGCACATCGGCTGAAATCAAACATTGACATTGAGCAGGTCAACGGATAGATTGAAGCCGCCATTGCCGCACCGCGCATGTGCTTCACCTCTGACACCTTTGGAAACAGGAGATAGTCTGCAATGCCCCATCGCAAATTGAACGCCCTGATGGCCAGCCTGGTGTTTGCCATTTCATTCATCGTCTATGCCATGACGGTGGCACCCACCACCCCGTTTTGGGATTGCGGCGAGTTCATCGCGTGCTCCTACATCCTCGGCATTCCCCACCCGCCGGGTGCGCCGCTTTACGTGCTGCTCGGCCGGGTTTTTTCGATGCTGCCGTTCGGGGTTGACTCCAGTCTGGATCCCGCCCAGATTCCGGGCGTGCTCACCGACAACATCGCGCTGCGCGTGAATATGATCTCGCCGATCTTCAGTGCCTTCACCGCGATGCTCACCTATCTCATCATCGTGCGCCTCATCCTGCTCTTTTGGAAGCGCGAGCCGGAGAGCCTGGCGGAGAAAATCACGCTCTATGCCGCCGGCGTGGTGGGCGCACTCGGCTTTGCCTTCTCCGACAGCCAGTGGTTCAATTCCGTGGAGGCGGAAGTCTACGCCGGCTCGATGTTCTTCACCGCCATCGTCATCTGGCTCATTTTGAAATGGCAGGATGAAGCGGAAACCGCCCCCTCCGACCGCTACATTCTGCTGATCTTCTATCTGCTCGGGCTGGCCATCGGGGTTCACCTGCTTAATTTGCTCGCCCTGCCCACCATTGCGATGATCTTCTTCAACCAGCGCTATCAACGCACCGGCCGAAAAGCGGACGCCTTCGGCGAGCTGCTGCGCATGCTGGCGGTGGCCGGCGCCGGCGGTTTGACGATGTATTACGGCATCAACAACGGCCTGGTGCAGGGCCTGCCCTGGCTCATGGAGCAAGGCGGGGTCATCGCACTGGTGCTGGTGCTGGCGGCCCTGGTGGTGGCCGTGACGATGGCAGGGGTCAACCGTCAGCGTCTGTTGGGCATGGCGGCAATGTCGGTGCTGCTCATCATTATCGGTTACTCCACCTACTCCGCGATTTTCATCCGCTCGACGCTGGATCCGGCCATTGACGAAAACAACCCCGACACTGCCGAGCGCCTGGTCAGTTATCTCCGGCGTGAGCAGTATGGCGAGGTGCATCTCACGCCGCGACGGGCGCCTTTCTGGGAGTACCAAATCAAGCAGATGTACATCCGCTATTTCAACTGGCAATTCATCGGCAAAGGCACGACGCTCGATCAACAGGGCCGGATTGTGGAGGTCTTCTCGCTGCGCGGCCTGTGGGGCATCCCGTTTTTGGTGGGCCTGTTCGGCATGGTTTATCACTTCTACAAGGATTGGCGCCGTGCCCTGCCGATCCTGACTTTGTTCCTCATGACCGGCCTGGCGATCGTGATCTATTTGAACCAGGATGACCCCCAACCGCGGGAGCGGGACTATGCCTACACCGGTTCTTTCTTCGCCTTTGCGCTGTGGATCGGCATCGGCGTGGCCGCGCTGGTGGATTACGCCCACAACCTGCTGCAGGGCAAAAAGACAACGGCGGCCGGCGCGGTGGCCGGCCGGCCCGCGCTGCACAGCCCCCTGGCCGCCGGGGTGGCGGGTTTGCTGATCACGCTGGTGCCCGGCAATATGCTGTTCTCCATCCTGCCCGGTGTCGATTGGTTTTCCAATTTCCGCGAACACAATCGCAAGGGCGACTATGTGGCCTTCGATTACTCCTACAACATCCTCGCCTCCTGTGCGCCGAATGCCATCATCTTCACCAACGGCGACAACGACACCTTTCCCCTGTGGTTCCTGCAATACGTCCACAACATCCGCAGGGACGTGCGCGTGGTCAATCTGAGCCTGCTCAACACCGACTGGTACATCAAGCAGCTCCGCGATGATGAGCCCAAGGTGCCGATTTACATGTCGGACGCCAGCATCGCCGCGCTGCGTCCAATCGAGTGGAAAACCAAGACGGTGACGATCTCCGTGCCCGGGGAAATCTACGAACAGTATTACCAGGAAGCCCTCCGGCTCGATGCCAACGTCACCCGGGAAGAGACCCCCGTGATGCGCCTGGAAGTGAAGCCCACTTACGAAAACCTCGCCATCCGGGTGCAGGACATCATGATTCTGCGGATTCTGGAGGACAATCAATTCCGCCGTCCGGTTTACTTCGCAGTGACCGTCTCGCCCGAAAACAAAATCGGCCTGGAGCCCTACATGCGCATGGACGGCCTGGCATTTCGCGTCCTGCCGGTGAAGATCGAACGCGGCACCGTCGATCCCGGGCTGATGTGGACGAATCTCAACGAAAAGTTCCGCTATCGCAATCTCGACAATCCGAAAGTTTACTACAACGACAACGTCATAAGCCTGCTGCAGAATTACCGTTCCGCTTTTCTGCATCTTGCGCAGTATCATCTCTACCGTCGTGAGAATGAGCAGGTGGTGAAGGTGCTGGATCGCATGAGCCAGATCATGCCGGAGTCGGTCATTCCGACCAGCGACTTCCGCATCAACGAGGCCATCGGCATGATGTATGCCCAGGCCGGCCGGCCCGAGGAGATGACCAAACGCTACCACCATTTTGTCGTGAACGAATATCCCCGCCTGCAGGAACTGCGCGACCGGCTTTCCTTCGCCGATTATCTGAACTATCGCGGGCAGCGGGCGCTGGCGGAGTCGCTGGTGCAGGAAATCATCAAAAAGGAGTCCGGCCAGCGCGAGCCCTATCAGTGGCTGGCGCGCTTTTACAACATGACGGGCGAGCGTGACAAGGCCATCGCCGCGCTAGAGCAACTTTTGGCACGTTTTCCGGATGATCAGACCGCGCGCATGCAATTGCAGCAGATGCGCGGCCAGGCATCGGACAGTGCGGCACCGGCGGGTCCCTCGGACGGCCGTCAGCCCTCCCACTGAGCGCATGGCACAATCGTCCGGGCCCATGCTGCTGACCGCGGCGCCGCTGGTGTCGGTGGTCATTCCACACTGGCGCGGT is a window from the candidate division KSB1 bacterium genome containing:
- a CDS encoding DUF2723 domain-containing protein is translated as MPHRKLNALMASLVFAISFIVYAMTVAPTTPFWDCGEFIACSYILGIPHPPGAPLYVLLGRVFSMLPFGVDSSLDPAQIPGVLTDNIALRVNMISPIFSAFTAMLTYLIIVRLILLFWKREPESLAEKITLYAAGVVGALGFAFSDSQWFNSVEAEVYAGSMFFTAIVIWLILKWQDEAETAPSDRYILLIFYLLGLAIGVHLLNLLALPTIAMIFFNQRYQRTGRKADAFGELLRMLAVAGAGGLTMYYGINNGLVQGLPWLMEQGGVIALVLVLAALVVAVTMAGVNRQRLLGMAAMSVLLIIIGYSTYSAIFIRSTLDPAIDENNPDTAERLVSYLRREQYGEVHLTPRRAPFWEYQIKQMYIRYFNWQFIGKGTTLDQQGRIVEVFSLRGLWGIPFLVGLFGMVYHFYKDWRRALPILTLFLMTGLAIVIYLNQDDPQPRERDYAYTGSFFAFALWIGIGVAALVDYAHNLLQGKKTTAAGAVAGRPALHSPLAAGVAGLLITLVPGNMLFSILPGVDWFSNFREHNRKGDYVAFDYSYNILASCAPNAIIFTNGDNDTFPLWFLQYVHNIRRDVRVVNLSLLNTDWYIKQLRDDEPKVPIYMSDASIAALRPIEWKTKTVTISVPGEIYEQYYQEALRLDANVTREETPVMRLEVKPTYENLAIRVQDIMILRILEDNQFRRPVYFAVTVSPENKIGLEPYMRMDGLAFRVLPVKIERGTVDPGLMWTNLNEKFRYRNLDNPKVYYNDNVISLLQNYRSAFLHLAQYHLYRRENEQVVKVLDRMSQIMPESVIPTSDFRINEAIGMMYAQAGRPEEMTKRYHHFVVNEYPRLQELRDRLSFADYLNYRGQRALAESLVQEIIKKESGQREPYQWLARFYNMTGERDKAIAALEQLLARFPDDQTARMQLQQMRGQASDSAAPAGPSDGRQPSH
- the recG gene encoding ATP-dependent DNA helicase RecG, with the protein product MNRSTIAPPALTSAGREATTTPVRYLRGLGETRSRELEKIGIKTIADLLFYLPRRYLDRSTILQCRDLREGVAATVVGKVMSGQILYGGRRPRFELTLADGTGFMKCVWFNRANLWPKIFSRGENVAFHGKVTFFDGYAMIHPDFDKLGEEGEARFLHTGKIIPLYRSSEALGRVGLDSRGFRRLLRVAVDDFAHTLVDPLPAELRSRHRLLPLAEAVVQIHFPESEQALAAGRHRLKFDELFFLELYLACRKAALTTAQPGISFTAVGERTRQLVEKLPFQLTEAQRRVLREIRADMKAPRPMHRLLQGDVGSGKTVVALLAMLMAVENGYQAALMAPTEILAEQHYLTSHHLLEQLGVNVVLLVGGRKKSERERILEMIAGGEAAIVIGTHALIQGGVQFHRLGLVVVDEQHRFGVLQRAALREKGEQPDVLVMTATPIPRSLAMTLYGDLEVSIIDQLPAGRRPVRTAWRSSRKRQQIYEFVRREVLNDSQAYVVFPLVEETEKSDLAAARESYEALRQGIFRDLHPALLHGRMKAAEKEAVMAAFKTGVHKVLVATTVIEVGVDVPNATVMVIEHAERFGLSQLHQLRGRVGRGPRQSYCILIADEPVNEETRKRLQTLVDTTDGFRIAEADLEMRGPGEFFGTRQHGLPGLKIANPITDGRLLVAAREEAFALAKQDPQLQRPEHGALRAHLLRHYREQLAALHIG